The following are encoded together in the Pseudomonas maumuensis genome:
- a CDS encoding multidrug effflux MFS transporter, whose translation MNLRTLLILGALSAFGPLAIDFYLPAFPAMAHAFATDEKHVQATLAAYFLGLSLGQLAYGPVADRFGRRIPLLFGVGLFTVASLACAYAPNLDSLIVARFVQALGGCAGMVLSRAIVSDKCDAVASAKVFSQLMLVMGLAPILAPMLGGVLVNVSGWQSIFLALSLFSAACLVAVGLGLPESLPAHVPRQPLSGALRQYLRLFGDRVFVGHALTGGIAIAGMFAYIAGSPFVFIKLYGVPAEHYGWLFGTNAAGFILMAQVNARLLAKRGPAFLLARAVWLYLVAALALLLVAALRPAQLWPLLVPLFVCIASLGCIIPNASACAMSGQGARAGSASALMGCLQFSVAAGAAALVGVLHDGSAVPMALVISLCGALVVSVALLTRRLQASRPA comes from the coding sequence ATGAACCTGCGAACCCTGCTGATTCTCGGCGCCCTGAGTGCGTTCGGGCCTTTGGCGATCGACTTCTATCTACCGGCCTTCCCGGCCATGGCGCATGCCTTCGCCACCGACGAAAAGCATGTGCAGGCGACCCTGGCCGCCTACTTCCTCGGCCTGTCCCTGGGCCAGCTTGCCTATGGGCCAGTGGCCGACCGATTCGGCCGGCGCATCCCACTGTTGTTCGGGGTCGGCTTGTTCACCGTGGCCTCCCTGGCCTGCGCCTACGCCCCCAACCTCGACAGCCTGATCGTGGCGCGCTTCGTCCAAGCCTTGGGCGGCTGCGCCGGGATGGTGCTGTCGCGGGCGATCGTCAGCGACAAGTGCGACGCGGTGGCCTCGGCCAAGGTGTTCTCGCAACTGATGCTGGTGATGGGCCTGGCACCGATCCTCGCGCCGATGCTCGGTGGCGTGCTGGTCAATGTGTCCGGTTGGCAGTCGATCTTCCTCGCCCTGAGCCTGTTCAGCGCGGCCTGCCTGGTGGCCGTCGGCCTGGGGCTGCCGGAGAGCCTGCCGGCCCATGTGCCGCGCCAGCCCTTGTCGGGCGCGCTGCGCCAGTACCTGCGGTTGTTCGGTGACCGGGTGTTCGTCGGCCATGCGTTGACCGGCGGCATCGCCATCGCCGGGATGTTTGCCTACATCGCCGGTTCACCGTTCGTGTTCATCAAGTTGTACGGGGTGCCCGCCGAGCACTATGGCTGGTTGTTCGGCACCAACGCCGCAGGCTTCATCCTGATGGCCCAGGTCAATGCGCGCCTGCTGGCCAAGCGCGGCCCGGCGTTCCTGCTGGCGCGGGCAGTGTGGCTGTACCTGGTGGCGGCGCTGGCGCTGCTGCTGGTCGCAGCGTTGCGCCCAGCGCAGTTGTGGCCATTGCTGGTGCCGTTGTTCGTGTGCATCGCCAGCCTTGGCTGCATCATCCCCAACGCCTCGGCCTGCGCCATGAGCGGGCAGGGCGCGCGGGCCGGCAGCGCCTCGGCGTTGATGGGCTGCTTGCAGTTCAGCGTCGCTGCGGGCGCGGCGGCGCTGGTCGGGGTGCTGCACGATGGCAGCGCGGTGCCCATGGCGTTGGTGATCAGCCTGTGCGGCGCACTGGTGGTCAGTGTCGCATTGCTGACCCGGCGCCTGCAGGCCAGCCGGCCTGCTTGA
- a CDS encoding ArsR/SmtB family transcription factor — translation MTAVRSISQIASLMAEPKRSAMLWALIDGTPRAADELAVLTGLSTSSACAHLSLLSSAGLLRHEARGRKRFFRLATPEVGTAVEALASVRLATRPVGGQDASLQIPLSMRKARLCGDHLGGEVAAALLQRLHVAGWLEGNAQHLAVSQDGKGQLEALGVFIDALAAADRRGCVICHCSKWSDQGPHLGGYLGKALLRLFTQSGWVREQEGSRAVHLTPLGQQQINAIACLPSRQAG, via the coding sequence ATGACCGCAGTCCGCAGCATCAGCCAGATCGCCAGCCTGATGGCCGAACCCAAGCGCAGCGCCATGTTGTGGGCGTTGATCGATGGCACTCCGCGTGCGGCGGACGAGCTTGCCGTGCTCACCGGTCTGAGCACCTCCTCGGCCTGCGCACACCTGTCGCTGTTGTCCAGCGCCGGGTTGCTCAGGCATGAGGCACGTGGGCGCAAACGCTTCTTCCGCCTAGCCACGCCGGAGGTCGGCACCGCGGTGGAAGCCCTTGCCAGCGTGCGGCTGGCCACGCGTCCGGTTGGAGGGCAGGATGCTTCGTTGCAGATCCCCCTGTCGATGCGCAAGGCACGCCTGTGCGGCGATCATCTGGGCGGCGAGGTGGCTGCGGCGCTGCTTCAGCGCCTGCATGTAGCGGGTTGGCTCGAGGGTAATGCGCAGCATCTGGCGGTTAGTCAGGATGGCAAGGGACAACTGGAAGCGCTGGGGGTGTTCATCGACGCACTGGCCGCCGCCGACCGGCGTGGCTGTGTGATCTGCCACTGCAGCAAGTGGAGCGATCAGGGCCCCCATCTGGGGGGGTACCTGGGCAAGGCATTGCTCAGGTTGTTCACCCAGTCGGGCTGGGTGCGTGAGCAGGAAGGTAGCCGGGCGGTGCATCTGACACCGCTCGGCCAGCAGCAGATCAACGCGATCGCCTGCCTGCCCTCGCGCCAGGCCGGTTAG
- a CDS encoding adenosine deaminase, giving the protein MYDWLNALPKAELHMHLEGSLEPELLFALAERNKIALPWADVETLRGAYAFNNLQEFLDLYYQGADVLRTEQDFYDLTWAYLQRCKAQNVIHTEPFFDPQTHTDRGIPFEVVLDGINRALKDGREQLGIGSGLILSFLRHLSEDEAHKTLDMALPFRDAFVAVGLDSSEKGHPPSKFQRVFDRARSEGFLTVAHAGEEGPPEYIWEALDLLKIQRIDHGVRAIEDERLMQRIIDEQIPLTVCPLSNTKLCVFDHMSQHNILDMLERGVKVTVNSDDPAYFGGYVTENFHALHEHLGMTQDQARRLAQNSLDARLVR; this is encoded by the coding sequence ATGTATGACTGGCTGAACGCCTTGCCCAAGGCCGAACTGCACATGCACCTGGAGGGCTCGCTGGAGCCCGAACTGCTGTTCGCCCTGGCCGAACGCAACAAGATCGCGCTGCCTTGGGCAGATGTCGAAACCCTGCGCGGCGCCTATGCCTTCAACAACCTGCAGGAATTCCTCGACCTTTACTATCAAGGCGCTGATGTCCTGCGCACCGAGCAGGACTTCTACGACCTAACCTGGGCCTACCTGCAGCGCTGCAAGGCGCAGAACGTTATCCACACGGAGCCGTTCTTCGACCCGCAGACCCACACCGACCGAGGCATCCCGTTCGAGGTGGTGCTCGATGGTATCAACCGCGCCCTAAAGGATGGCCGTGAGCAGCTTGGCATCGGCAGCGGCCTGATCCTCAGCTTCCTGCGCCACCTGAGCGAAGACGAGGCACATAAAACCCTCGACATGGCCCTGCCCTTCCGCGATGCGTTCGTCGCCGTGGGCCTGGACAGCTCAGAAAAAGGCCATCCGCCCAGCAAGTTCCAGCGCGTCTTCGACCGCGCCCGCAGCGAAGGCTTCCTTACCGTGGCCCACGCTGGCGAGGAAGGCCCGCCCGAGTACATCTGGGAAGCCCTCGACCTGCTGAAGATCCAGCGTATCGACCACGGCGTGCGCGCCATCGAGGACGAGCGCCTGATGCAGCGCATCATCGACGAGCAGATCCCGCTGACCGTCTGCCCACTGTCCAACACCAAGCTGTGCGTGTTCGACCACATGAGCCAGCACAACATCCTCGATATGCTCGAGCGTGGCGTGAAAGTCACGGTCAACTCCGATGACCCAGCCTACTTCGGCGGTTACGTCACCGAGAACTTCCATGCCCTGCACGAACATCTGGGCATGACCCAGGACCAGGCACGCCGCCTGGCGCAAAACAGCCTGGACGCACGCCTGGTGCGCTAA
- a CDS encoding SDR family oxidoreductase, protein MTANKNALIIGASRGLGLGLVQRLREDGWNVVATVRDPQQPGALREVSGVRIERLEMNDTAQLDGLKQRLQGEVFDLVFVNAGVMGPLPQDLESVQVQQIGELFMTNAVAPIRVARRLASQVREGSGVLAFMSSILGSVTIPDGGEICLYKASKAALNSMINSFVVELQRPDLAVLAMHPGWVKTDMGGENAEIDVHTSTRGMLEQIKAQSGNGGLRFINYKGEPLTW, encoded by the coding sequence ATGACCGCAAACAAGAACGCCCTGATCATCGGCGCCTCCCGAGGCCTTGGCCTCGGGCTGGTGCAACGCCTGCGCGAAGATGGCTGGAATGTCGTCGCCACCGTACGCGATCCGCAACAGCCAGGCGCTCTGCGCGAGGTTTCCGGTGTGCGTATCGAGCGCCTGGAGATGAACGACACCGCCCAGCTCGACGGGCTCAAGCAGCGCCTGCAAGGTGAAGTGTTCGACCTGGTGTTCGTCAACGCCGGAGTCATGGGCCCGCTGCCGCAGGACCTGGAAAGCGTGCAGGTACAGCAGATCGGCGAGTTGTTCATGACCAACGCCGTGGCGCCGATCCGCGTGGCCCGGCGCCTGGCCAGCCAAGTGCGTGAAGGCAGCGGCGTGCTGGCCTTCATGAGCTCGATCCTGGGTAGCGTGACCATCCCCGATGGCGGCGAGATCTGCCTGTACAAGGCCAGCAAGGCCGCCCTCAACTCGATGATCAACAGCTTCGTGGTCGAGCTGCAGCGCCCCGACCTTGCCGTACTGGCCATGCATCCGGGCTGGGTGAAGACCGACATGGGCGGCGAGAATGCCGAGATCGACGTACACACCAGCACCCGTGGCATGCTCGAGCAGATCAAGGCGCAAAGCGGCAACGGTGGCCTGCGCTTCATCAACTACAAGGGCGAGCCGCTCACCTGGTGA
- a CDS encoding IMPACT family protein, with protein sequence MPSTLLELCELREEIRKSRFITLAAPIGSPAEAMAFIERHSDLAATHNCWAWKLGAQYRSSDDGEPGGTAGRPILAAIEAQDCDQVVVLVIRWYGGIQLGTGGLARAYGGGANKCLQQAPKRVLVQRSAFSCSCTFSELALLKLRLAEVDGVVLDEQFTANGVDLRIALGESHLDVLQQQLADLSRGRILLERE encoded by the coding sequence ATGCCTTCTACCCTGCTCGAGCTCTGCGAATTGCGCGAAGAAATCCGCAAGAGCCGCTTCATCACCCTCGCCGCCCCGATCGGCAGCCCCGCCGAGGCCATGGCCTTCATCGAACGCCACAGCGACCTGGCGGCCACCCACAACTGCTGGGCCTGGAAGCTCGGCGCCCAGTACCGCAGCAGCGATGACGGCGAACCGGGCGGCACGGCCGGGCGACCGATCCTCGCCGCCATCGAAGCCCAGGACTGCGACCAGGTGGTGGTGCTGGTGATCCGCTGGTACGGCGGCATCCAGCTGGGCACCGGTGGCCTGGCCCGGGCCTACGGCGGCGGCGCCAACAAATGCCTGCAGCAGGCACCCAAGCGCGTGCTGGTGCAGCGCAGCGCGTTCAGTTGCAGTTGCACCTTCAGCGAACTGGCGCTGCTCAAGCTGCGCCTGGCTGAGGTGGACGGCGTGGTGCTGGACGAGCAGTTCACCGCCAACGGCGTCGACCTGCGCATCGCCCTGGGTGAAAGCCACCTCGACGTACTGCAGCAGCAACTCGCCGACCTGAGCCGCGGTCGCATCCTGCTGGAAAGAGAGTGA
- a CDS encoding TetR/AcrR family transcriptional regulator, giving the protein MTLEVPAHRSPTSGKPAGRIRQKNEQAIIQAAEDEFARHGYKGTSMNTIALKAGLPKANLHYYFTNKLGLYIAVLSNIIELWDSTFNALSVEDDPAEALSQYIRTKMEFSRRNPQASRIFAMEVISGGECLSEYFSADYREWFRGRAAVFQAWMDAGKMDRVDPVHLIFLLWGSTQHYADFATQICQVTGRSRLTKQDMEDASNNLIHIILKGCGISTPA; this is encoded by the coding sequence ATGACCCTAGAAGTCCCTGCGCATCGCTCCCCCACCTCGGGCAAGCCCGCCGGCCGCATCCGCCAGAAGAACGAACAGGCCATCATTCAGGCCGCCGAGGACGAGTTCGCCCGCCACGGCTACAAGGGCACGAGCATGAACACCATCGCGCTCAAGGCCGGGTTGCCCAAGGCCAACCTGCATTATTACTTCACCAACAAGCTGGGCCTGTACATCGCGGTGCTGAGCAACATCATCGAGCTGTGGGACAGCACCTTCAACGCCTTGAGCGTGGAGGACGACCCGGCCGAGGCGCTCAGCCAGTACATCCGCACCAAGATGGAGTTCTCCCGGCGCAACCCGCAGGCCTCGCGGATCTTCGCCATGGAAGTGATCAGCGGCGGCGAGTGCCTGAGCGAGTACTTCAGCGCCGACTACCGTGAATGGTTCCGTGGCCGCGCCGCGGTGTTCCAGGCCTGGATGGACGCCGGCAAGATGGACCGGGTAGACCCGGTGCATCTGATCTTCCTGCTCTGGGGCAGCACCCAGCACTACGCCGACTTCGCCACCCAGATCTGCCAGGTCACCGGCCGCAGCCGCCTGACCAAACAGGACATGGAAGACGCCAGCAACAATCTTATCCACATCATTCTCAAAGGCTGCGGCATCAGCACGCCCGCCTGA
- a CDS encoding LysR family transcriptional regulator, with amino-acid sequence MSRRPDPLAQVSDFDIRLLKIYRSVVECGGFSAAENVLGIGRSAISQQMNDLEQRLGLRLCQRGRAGFSLTEEGREVYHSALQLLSALESFRTEVNGLHQHLRGELNIGLTDNLVTLPHMRITHALAELKDRGPDVRIQIRMIAPSQVEQGVLDGSLHVGVVPQTSPLSGLEYQPLYSERSLLYCAVGHPLFYADDQQIDDDRLNAQDAIAPTFRLPADIQAHYQALHCTASASDREGMAFLILTGRYIGYLPDHYASFWVQQGRLRALKPAQRFYDLGLSWVTRKGRRPNLVLESFLESLAATR; translated from the coding sequence ATGAGCCGACGCCCCGATCCCCTCGCCCAAGTCAGCGATTTCGACATTCGCCTATTGAAGATCTACCGCAGCGTGGTCGAGTGCGGCGGCTTTTCGGCTGCGGAAAACGTCCTGGGCATCGGCCGCTCGGCCATCAGCCAGCAGATGAACGACCTCGAGCAACGCCTGGGCCTGCGCCTGTGCCAGCGCGGCCGGGCGGGGTTTTCGCTGACCGAGGAGGGGCGCGAGGTCTACCACTCGGCGCTGCAACTGCTCAGCGCCCTGGAGTCGTTTCGCACCGAGGTCAATGGCCTGCACCAGCACCTGCGCGGCGAGCTGAACATCGGCCTCACCGACAACCTGGTCACCCTGCCGCACATGCGCATCACCCATGCTTTGGCCGAACTCAAGGACCGTGGCCCCGACGTGCGCATCCAGATCCGCATGATCGCCCCCAGCCAGGTCGAGCAAGGTGTGCTCGACGGCAGCTTGCACGTGGGCGTGGTACCGCAGACCAGCCCGCTGTCGGGGCTTGAATACCAGCCGCTGTACAGCGAGCGCTCGCTGCTCTACTGCGCGGTCGGCCACCCGCTGTTCTACGCCGACGACCAGCAGATCGATGACGATCGCCTCAACGCCCAGGACGCGATCGCCCCAACCTTCCGCCTGCCCGCAGACATCCAGGCGCACTACCAGGCCCTGCACTGCACCGCCAGCGCCTCGGACCGCGAAGGCATGGCTTTCCTGATCCTGACGGGCCGCTACATCGGCTACCTGCCCGACCACTACGCCAGCTTCTGGGTGCAGCAAGGGCGCCTACGGGCGCTGAAGCCTGCCCAGCGCTTCTATGACCTGGGCCTGAGCTGGGTGACGCGCAAGGGCCGGCGGCCGAACCTGGTGCTCGAAAGCTTCCTCGAGAGCCTGGCTGCGACACGCTGA
- a CDS encoding aspartate aminotransferase family protein, which produces MNMPESAQAGLASQLKLDAHWMPYTANRNFQRDPRLIVAAEGNYLVDDKGRKVFDALSGLWTCGAGHTRKEISEAVARQVATLDYSPAFQFGHPLSFQLAEKIANLVPGDLNHVFFTNSGSECADTALKMVRAYWRLKGQATKTKIIGRARGYHGVNIAGTSLGGVNGNRKLFGQLLDVDHLPHTVLPANVFSKGMPEEGGIALADEMLKLIELHDASNIAAVIVEPLAGSAGVLPPPKGYLKRLREICSQHNILLIFDEVITGFGRMGAMTGAEAFGVTPDLMCIAKQVTNGAIPMGAVIATGEIYQTFMNQPTPEYAVEFPHGYTYSAHPVACAAGIAALDLLQKENLVQSAAELAPHFEKLLHGVKGTKNVVDIRNYGLAGAIQIAARDGDAIVRPYEVAMKLWQAGFYVRFGGDTLQFGPTFNTQPQELDRLFDAVGEALNKVD; this is translated from the coding sequence ATGAACATGCCCGAATCCGCTCAAGCCGGTCTGGCCAGCCAGCTCAAGCTGGATGCCCACTGGATGCCCTACACCGCCAACCGCAACTTCCAGCGCGACCCGCGGCTGATCGTGGCGGCCGAAGGCAACTACCTGGTCGACGACAAGGGCCGCAAGGTGTTCGACGCCCTGTCGGGCCTGTGGACCTGCGGCGCCGGGCATACCCGCAAGGAGATCAGCGAGGCGGTAGCTCGCCAGGTCGCCACCCTCGACTACTCGCCGGCCTTCCAGTTCGGCCACCCGCTGTCGTTCCAGCTGGCCGAGAAGATAGCCAACCTGGTACCGGGCGACCTGAACCACGTGTTCTTCACCAACTCCGGCTCCGAGTGCGCCGACACCGCGCTGAAAATGGTACGTGCCTACTGGCGCCTGAAAGGCCAGGCCACCAAGACCAAGATCATCGGCCGTGCCCGTGGCTATCACGGGGTCAACATCGCCGGCACCAGCCTGGGTGGCGTCAACGGCAACCGCAAGCTGTTCGGTCAGTTGCTGGACGTCGACCATCTGCCCCACACCGTGCTGCCGGCCAACGTGTTCAGCAAGGGCATGCCGGAAGAGGGCGGTATCGCCCTGGCCGACGAGATGCTCAAGCTGATCGAGCTGCATGACGCCTCGAACATCGCCGCGGTCATTGTCGAGCCGCTGGCCGGCTCCGCCGGTGTGCTGCCGCCGCCGAAGGGCTACCTCAAGCGCCTGCGCGAGATCTGCAGCCAGCACAACATCCTGCTGATCTTCGACGAAGTGATCACCGGCTTCGGCCGCATGGGCGCCATGACCGGTGCCGAAGCCTTCGGCGTGACCCCGGACCTGATGTGCATCGCCAAGCAGGTCACCAACGGCGCCATCCCGATGGGCGCGGTGATCGCCACCGGCGAGATCTACCAGACCTTCATGAACCAGCCGACCCCTGAGTACGCGGTGGAATTCCCCCACGGCTACACCTACTCGGCGCACCCGGTCGCCTGCGCCGCCGGCATTGCCGCGCTGGACCTGCTGCAGAAGGAAAACCTGGTGCAGTCCGCCGCCGAGCTGGCGCCGCACTTCGAGAAGCTGCTGCACGGCGTCAAGGGCACCAAGAACGTCGTCGACATCCGCAACTACGGCCTGGCCGGCGCGATCCAGATCGCCGCGCGCGACGGTGATGCCATCGTTCGTCCGTACGAGGTGGCCATGAAGCTGTGGCAAGCCGGCTTCTATGTACGCTTCGGTGGCGACACCCTGCAGTTCGGGCCGACCTTCAACACCCAGCCACAAGAGCTGGACCGTCTGTTCGACGCCGTGGGCGAAGCCCTCAACAAGGTCGACTGA
- a CDS encoding CoA-acylating methylmalonate-semialdehyde dehydrogenase, whose product MSIVQHLIHGELVSKGERTADVFNPSTGQAVRKVELASRATIQQAIDSAKAAFPAWRNTPPAKRAQVMFRFKQLLEQNEAKISQMISEEHGKTVEDAAGELKRGIENVEFACAAPELLKGEYSRNVGPNIDAWSDFQPLGIVAGITPFNFPAMVPLWMYPLAIACGNAFILKPSERDPSSTLYIAQLLLEAGLPKGILNVVHGDKEAVDALIEAPEVKALSFVGSTPIAEYIYAEGTKRGKRVQALGGAKNHAVLMPDADLDNAVSALMGAAYGSCGERCMAISVAVCVGDQVADALIAKLEPQIKALKIGAGTSCGLDMGPLVTAAARDKVVGYIDDGVAAGARLVVDGRGLRVAGNEDGYFVGGTLFDKVTPEMRIYKEEIFGPVLCVVRVNSLEQAMQLINEHEYGNGTCIFTRDGEAARLFCDEIEVGMVGVNVPLPVPVAYHSFGGWKRSLFGDLHAYGPDGVRFYTRRKAITQRWPQRASHEASQFAFPSL is encoded by the coding sequence ATGAGCATTGTTCAGCACCTGATCCACGGCGAGCTGGTCAGCAAGGGCGAGCGCACCGCCGATGTCTTCAACCCCTCGACCGGCCAGGCCGTGCGCAAGGTCGAGCTGGCCAGCCGCGCCACCATCCAGCAGGCCATCGATTCGGCCAAGGCCGCCTTCCCGGCCTGGCGCAACACCCCGCCGGCCAAGCGCGCCCAGGTGATGTTCCGCTTCAAGCAACTGCTTGAGCAGAACGAAGCGAAAATCTCGCAGATGATCAGCGAGGAACACGGCAAGACCGTAGAGGACGCTGCGGGCGAGCTCAAGCGTGGCATCGAGAACGTCGAGTTCGCCTGCGCCGCCCCGGAGCTGCTCAAGGGCGAGTACAGCCGCAACGTCGGCCCGAACATCGACGCCTGGTCCGATTTCCAGCCGCTGGGCATCGTCGCCGGTATCACCCCGTTCAACTTCCCGGCCATGGTGCCGCTGTGGATGTACCCGCTGGCCATCGCCTGTGGCAACGCCTTCATTCTCAAACCGTCCGAGCGTGACCCGAGCTCGACGCTGTACATCGCCCAGTTGCTGCTGGAAGCCGGCCTGCCTAAGGGCATCCTCAATGTGGTGCATGGCGACAAGGAAGCGGTCGATGCGCTGATCGAGGCGCCAGAGGTCAAGGCCCTGAGCTTTGTCGGCTCGACGCCGATCGCCGAATACATCTATGCCGAAGGCACCAAGCGCGGCAAGCGCGTCCAGGCATTGGGCGGCGCGAAGAACCACGCGGTGCTGATGCCCGACGCCGATCTGGACAACGCGGTCAGCGCACTGATGGGCGCTGCCTATGGTTCTTGCGGCGAGCGCTGCATGGCCATTTCGGTGGCGGTGTGCGTCGGCGACCAGGTGGCCGATGCGCTGATCGCCAAGCTGGAGCCGCAGATCAAGGCGCTGAAGATCGGTGCTGGTACGTCTTGCGGGCTGGACATGGGCCCGCTGGTGACTGCGGCCGCCCGTGACAAGGTGGTGGGTTACATTGACGACGGCGTTGCCGCTGGCGCCAGGCTGGTGGTCGATGGTCGTGGCTTGCGTGTAGCCGGTAACGAAGATGGCTATTTCGTCGGTGGCACCTTGTTCGACAAGGTCACTCCCGAAATGCGCATCTATAAGGAAGAGATCTTCGGGCCGGTGCTTTGCGTGGTGCGGGTGAACAGCCTGGAGCAGGCCATGCAGTTGATCAACGAGCATGAGTACGGCAACGGTACCTGCATCTTCACCCGTGACGGTGAGGCGGCGCGGCTGTTCTGCGACGAGATCGAAGTGGGCATGGTCGGCGTCAACGTGCCGCTGCCGGTACCGGTGGCGTATCACAGCTTCGGTGGCTGGAAGCGTTCGCTGTTTGGTGACCTGCATGCCTATGGGCCGGACGGTGTGCGTTTCTATACCCGTCGCAAGGCGATCACCCAGCGTTGGCCGCAGCGGGCCAGCCATGAGGCGTCGCAGTTTGCCTTCCCTAGCTTGTAA